A single window of Agelaius phoeniceus isolate bAgePho1 chromosome 16, bAgePho1.hap1, whole genome shotgun sequence DNA harbors:
- the LOC129127299 gene encoding hexosaminidase D-like isoform X3, with amino-acid sequence MGHGIQDMGCRTHAGHRARTGRQVWDMKRRTQYMGHTPGTHQAWDTGHGTCAGHTLGTGPGTQDTHQAPGTEYTPGIAGRGRALGTHRARTGTGNRHRARTGHGGAAPGPPLAPGSGRPAAPRSAGAPRRARVARGAGHGARCARRWWRPVHPSSLGAPAGTGPFKSGGGGGRARARARARSRRCPRPPRTCRDAPWPPRDAAPSSRPVTRPWRGADPAPLGIPAGPCSAATPPCLLGHRPHPAGRGRRSRPLAPRWGTRESPEMAFQRSHRLNLLRLVVLLLVALAGIKFFFRDSFTLELHKHVSKDSGFWGDTGDVVQDVIPQSQQVLEVPAAKLMTLKQKQQVPRDVSATEMRLVHLDLKGAAPRVSYLEQVFPLLSQLGANGVLIEYEDMFPFKGELEILRSPYAYSEEDIERIQQLAEQHKLEVVPLVQTFGHVEFILKHEKFQHLREVERFPNSFNPHVPGTLALLKSILSQVIEKHRRSSWIHIGADEVFHLGEGMDSRNWMSQHKGDVGTMYLKHIKEVLGFLTAQYWGLRVLMWDDMLRKISVGALQESGIAKHVSPVLWFYAPDFEAEQIVQFLTKYVESGFEAVWFASAFKGTTGPAQAWTPLSYHLKNHLSWLKVMQAVPRLAPLRLQGVVLTGWQRYDHYSVLCELLPVSIPSLAICLQTLVNGGFTEEAKRKVLDVLGLESVQLEQSTCEGRGVFPGVEIYHMVEQVNGHLKESILKALEEESAIKGWFSPYHRKRQFGNPRNMESFGSKAPRGLGELCP; translated from the exons atgGGGCATGGGATACAGGACATGGGATGTAGGACACAcgctgggcacagggcacgcACTGGGCGCCAAGTATGGGACATGAAACGTAGGACACAGTACATGGGACACACACCGGGCACACACCAGGCATGGGACACGGGACACGGGACATGCGCTGGgcacacactggggacaggacCTGGGACACAGGACACACACCAGGCTCCAGGCACAGAGTACACACCGGGCATCGCTGGGCGGGGGCGGGCACTGGGCACGCACCGAGCCCGAACGGGCACTGGGAACCGACACCGGGCACGCACCGGGCACGGTGGAgccgccccggggccgcccctcGCGCCGGGGTCAGGGCGGCCGGCGGCTCCGCGCTCCGCCGGTGCTCCCCGCCGTGCGCGTGTGGCACGGGGCGCTGGGCACGGTGCCCGCTGTGCGCGGCGGTGGTGGCGCCCGGTGCATCCCTCCTCGCTTGGCGCACCGGCGGGCACCGGGCCCTTTaagagcggcggcggcggcggccgtgCCCGTGCCCGTGCCCGCGCCCGCTCCCGGCGGtgcccgcggccgccccgcacCTGCCG GGATGCGCCGTGGCCGCCCCGTGATGCAGCCCCGTCCAGCCGCCCTGTGACACGGCCCTGGCGCGGCGCTGACCCGGCACCGCTCGGGATCCCGGCGGGGCCCTGCTCCGCAGCCACCCCGCCCTGTTTGCTCGGGCACCGGCCTCACCCTGCGGGCAGAGGGAGGCGGAGCCGGCCGCTGGCCCCACGCTGGGGCACACGAG AGAGCCCAGAGATGGCCTTCCAGAGGAGCCACCGCCTGAACCTGCTGCGCCTCGTCGTGCTGCTCCTCGTGGCCTTGGCTGGCATCAAATTCTTCTTCCGTGACAG CTTTACCCTGGAGCTGCACAAGCACGTCAGCAAGGACAGCGGGTTCTGGGGGGACACGGGTGACGTCGTCCAGGACGTCatcccccagagccagcaggttcTGGAGGTCCCTGCAGCAAAGCTAATGACCCtgaagcaaaagcagcaggtcCCCAGGGATGTCAGTGCCACCGAGATGAGGCTGGTCCACCTGGACCTCAAGGGAGCTGCGCCCAGAGTCTCCTACCTGGAACAG gtgttccccctcctgtcccagctgggagcCAACGGTGTCCTCATCGAGTACGAGGACATGTTCCCCTTCAAGGGGGAGCTGGAAATCCTCAGGTCCCCGTACGCTTAcag cGAGGAGGACATCGAGCGGAtccagcagctggcagagcaacACAAGCTGGAGGTGGTTCCCCTGGTGCAGACCTTTGGCCATGTGGAG TTCATCCTCAAGCACGAGAAGTTCCAGCACCTGCGGGAGGTCGAGCGCTTCCCCAACAGCTTCAACCCCCACGTCCCCGGCACGCTGGCCCTGCTCAAGAGCATCCTGTCCCAGGTGATCGAGAAGCACCGGCGCTCCTCCTGGATCCACATCGGTGCAGACGAG GTTTTCCACCTCGGGGAGGGGATGGACTCCAGGAACTGGATGAGCCAGCACAAGGGCGACGTGGGCACCATGTACCTGAAGCACATCAAGGAGGTTCTGGGCTTCCTCACGGCGCAGTACTGGGGGCTGCGGGTGCTCATGTGGGACGACATGCTGAGGAAGATCAGCgtgggagctctgcagg agtCCGGGATAGCCAAGCACGTCTCACCCGTGCTGTGGTTCTACGCACCCGACTTCGAGGCTGAGCAGATCG TGCAGTTCCTCACCAAGTACGTGGAGAGCGGCTTCGAGGCCGTGTGGTTTGCCAGCGCCTTCAAGGGCACCACGGGGCCGGCGCAGGCCTGGACCCCGCTGAGCTACCACCTGAAAAACCACCTGAGCTGGCTGAAGGTGATGCAGGCCGTGCCACGGCTGGCCCCCCTGCGCTTGCAGGGCGTCGTGCTCACTGGCTGGCAGAG gtaCGATCACTACTCAGTGCTCTGTGAGCTGCTGCCCGTCAGCATCCCCTCGCTGGCCATCTGCCTGCAGACCCTGGTGAACg GGGGCTTCACAGAAGAGGCAAAGAGGAAggtcctggatgtgctgggcttGGAGagtgtgcagctggagcagagcaccTG cGAGGGCAGGGGAGTGTTCCCCGGTGTGGAGATCTACCACATGGTGGAGCAGGTTAATGGCCACCTGAAGGAGAGCATCCTCAAGGCACTGGAGGAGGAGAG TGCCATCAAGGGCTGGTTCAGCCCCTACCACAGGAAACGGCAGTTTGGGAACCCCCGCAACATGGAGAGCTTTGGCAGCAAG GCTCCACGAGGACTGGGAGAGCTTTGTCCGTGA
- the LOC129127299 gene encoding hexosaminidase D-like isoform X1, translating into MGHGIQDMGCRTHAGHRARTGRQVWDMKRRTQYMGHTPGTHQAWDTGHGTCAGHTLGTGPGTQDTHQAPGTEYTPGIAGRGRALGTHRARTGTGNRHRARTGHGGAAPGPPLAPGSGRPAAPRSAGAPRRARVARGAGHGARCARRWWRPVHPSSLGAPAGTGPFKSGGGGGRARARARARSRRCPRPPRTCRDAPWPPRDAAPSSRPVTRPWRGADPAPLGIPAGPCSAATPPCLLGHRPHPAGRGRRSRPLAPRWGTRESPEMAFQRSHRLNLLRLVVLLLVALAGIKFFFRDSFTLELHKHVSKDSGFWGDTGDVVQDVIPQSQQVLEVPAAKLMTLKQKQQVPRDVSATEMRLVHLDLKGAAPRVSYLEQVFPLLSQLGANGVLIEYEDMFPFKGELEILRSPYAYSEEDIERIQQLAEQHKLEVVPLVQTFGHVEFILKHEKFQHLREVERFPNSFNPHVPGTLALLKSILSQVIEKHRRSSWIHIGADEVFHLGEGMDSRNWMSQHKGDVGTMYLKHIKEVLGFLTAQYWGLRVLMWDDMLRKISVGALQESGIAKHVSPVLWFYAPDFEAEQIVQFLTKYVESGFEAVWFASAFKGTTGPAQAWTPLSYHLKNHLSWLKVMQAVPRLAPLRLQGVVLTGWQRYDHYSVLCELLPVSIPSLAICLQTLVNGGFTEEAKRKVLDVLGLESVQLEQSTCEGRGVFPGVEIYHMVEQVNGHLKESILKALEEESAIKGWFSPYHRKRQFGNPRNMESFGSKVLKLHEDWESFVRDLRAQLDRIYFPDTVEEWLEENVNPYLDQLRDLVRDYRAIIRLKGRPKAT; encoded by the exons atgGGGCATGGGATACAGGACATGGGATGTAGGACACAcgctgggcacagggcacgcACTGGGCGCCAAGTATGGGACATGAAACGTAGGACACAGTACATGGGACACACACCGGGCACACACCAGGCATGGGACACGGGACACGGGACATGCGCTGGgcacacactggggacaggacCTGGGACACAGGACACACACCAGGCTCCAGGCACAGAGTACACACCGGGCATCGCTGGGCGGGGGCGGGCACTGGGCACGCACCGAGCCCGAACGGGCACTGGGAACCGACACCGGGCACGCACCGGGCACGGTGGAgccgccccggggccgcccctcGCGCCGGGGTCAGGGCGGCCGGCGGCTCCGCGCTCCGCCGGTGCTCCCCGCCGTGCGCGTGTGGCACGGGGCGCTGGGCACGGTGCCCGCTGTGCGCGGCGGTGGTGGCGCCCGGTGCATCCCTCCTCGCTTGGCGCACCGGCGGGCACCGGGCCCTTTaagagcggcggcggcggcggccgtgCCCGTGCCCGTGCCCGCGCCCGCTCCCGGCGGtgcccgcggccgccccgcacCTGCCG GGATGCGCCGTGGCCGCCCCGTGATGCAGCCCCGTCCAGCCGCCCTGTGACACGGCCCTGGCGCGGCGCTGACCCGGCACCGCTCGGGATCCCGGCGGGGCCCTGCTCCGCAGCCACCCCGCCCTGTTTGCTCGGGCACCGGCCTCACCCTGCGGGCAGAGGGAGGCGGAGCCGGCCGCTGGCCCCACGCTGGGGCACACGAG AGAGCCCAGAGATGGCCTTCCAGAGGAGCCACCGCCTGAACCTGCTGCGCCTCGTCGTGCTGCTCCTCGTGGCCTTGGCTGGCATCAAATTCTTCTTCCGTGACAG CTTTACCCTGGAGCTGCACAAGCACGTCAGCAAGGACAGCGGGTTCTGGGGGGACACGGGTGACGTCGTCCAGGACGTCatcccccagagccagcaggttcTGGAGGTCCCTGCAGCAAAGCTAATGACCCtgaagcaaaagcagcaggtcCCCAGGGATGTCAGTGCCACCGAGATGAGGCTGGTCCACCTGGACCTCAAGGGAGCTGCGCCCAGAGTCTCCTACCTGGAACAG gtgttccccctcctgtcccagctgggagcCAACGGTGTCCTCATCGAGTACGAGGACATGTTCCCCTTCAAGGGGGAGCTGGAAATCCTCAGGTCCCCGTACGCTTAcag cGAGGAGGACATCGAGCGGAtccagcagctggcagagcaacACAAGCTGGAGGTGGTTCCCCTGGTGCAGACCTTTGGCCATGTGGAG TTCATCCTCAAGCACGAGAAGTTCCAGCACCTGCGGGAGGTCGAGCGCTTCCCCAACAGCTTCAACCCCCACGTCCCCGGCACGCTGGCCCTGCTCAAGAGCATCCTGTCCCAGGTGATCGAGAAGCACCGGCGCTCCTCCTGGATCCACATCGGTGCAGACGAG GTTTTCCACCTCGGGGAGGGGATGGACTCCAGGAACTGGATGAGCCAGCACAAGGGCGACGTGGGCACCATGTACCTGAAGCACATCAAGGAGGTTCTGGGCTTCCTCACGGCGCAGTACTGGGGGCTGCGGGTGCTCATGTGGGACGACATGCTGAGGAAGATCAGCgtgggagctctgcagg agtCCGGGATAGCCAAGCACGTCTCACCCGTGCTGTGGTTCTACGCACCCGACTTCGAGGCTGAGCAGATCG TGCAGTTCCTCACCAAGTACGTGGAGAGCGGCTTCGAGGCCGTGTGGTTTGCCAGCGCCTTCAAGGGCACCACGGGGCCGGCGCAGGCCTGGACCCCGCTGAGCTACCACCTGAAAAACCACCTGAGCTGGCTGAAGGTGATGCAGGCCGTGCCACGGCTGGCCCCCCTGCGCTTGCAGGGCGTCGTGCTCACTGGCTGGCAGAG gtaCGATCACTACTCAGTGCTCTGTGAGCTGCTGCCCGTCAGCATCCCCTCGCTGGCCATCTGCCTGCAGACCCTGGTGAACg GGGGCTTCACAGAAGAGGCAAAGAGGAAggtcctggatgtgctgggcttGGAGagtgtgcagctggagcagagcaccTG cGAGGGCAGGGGAGTGTTCCCCGGTGTGGAGATCTACCACATGGTGGAGCAGGTTAATGGCCACCTGAAGGAGAGCATCCTCAAGGCACTGGAGGAGGAGAG TGCCATCAAGGGCTGGTTCAGCCCCTACCACAGGAAACGGCAGTTTGGGAACCCCCGCAACATGGAGAGCTTTGGCAGCAAGGTGCTGAA GCTCCACGAGGACTGGGAGAGCTTTGTCCGTGACCTGCGTGCCCAGCTGGACAGGATCTACTTCCCTGACACGGTGGAGGAGTGGCTGGAGGAGAACGTCAACCCCTACCTGGACCAGCTGCGGGACCTGGTGCGGGACTACCGGGCCATCATCCGCCTCAAGGGCCGGCCCAAGGCCACGTag
- the LOC129127299 gene encoding hexosaminidase D-like isoform X2 — MAFQRSHRLNLLRLVVLLLVALAGIKFFFRDSFTLELHKHVSKDSGFWGDTGDVVQDVIPQSQQVLEVPAAKLMTLKQKQQVPRDVSATEMRLVHLDLKGAAPRVSYLEQVFPLLSQLGANGVLIEYEDMFPFKGELEILRSPYAYSEEDIERIQQLAEQHKLEVVPLVQTFGHVEFILKHEKFQHLREVERFPNSFNPHVPGTLALLKSILSQVIEKHRRSSWIHIGADEVFHLGEGMDSRNWMSQHKGDVGTMYLKHIKEVLGFLTAQYWGLRVLMWDDMLRKISVGALQESGIAKHVSPVLWFYAPDFEAEQIVQFLTKYVESGFEAVWFASAFKGTTGPAQAWTPLSYHLKNHLSWLKVMQAVPRLAPLRLQGVVLTGWQRYDHYSVLCELLPVSIPSLAICLQTLVNGGFTEEAKRKVLDVLGLESVQLEQSTCEGRGVFPGVEIYHMVEQVNGHLKESILKALEEESAIKGWFSPYHRKRQFGNPRNMESFGSKVLKLHEDWESFVRDLRAQLDRIYFPDTVEEWLEENVNPYLDQLRDLVRDYRAIIRLKGRPKAT, encoded by the exons ATGGCCTTCCAGAGGAGCCACCGCCTGAACCTGCTGCGCCTCGTCGTGCTGCTCCTCGTGGCCTTGGCTGGCATCAAATTCTTCTTCCGTGACAG CTTTACCCTGGAGCTGCACAAGCACGTCAGCAAGGACAGCGGGTTCTGGGGGGACACGGGTGACGTCGTCCAGGACGTCatcccccagagccagcaggttcTGGAGGTCCCTGCAGCAAAGCTAATGACCCtgaagcaaaagcagcaggtcCCCAGGGATGTCAGTGCCACCGAGATGAGGCTGGTCCACCTGGACCTCAAGGGAGCTGCGCCCAGAGTCTCCTACCTGGAACAG gtgttccccctcctgtcccagctgggagcCAACGGTGTCCTCATCGAGTACGAGGACATGTTCCCCTTCAAGGGGGAGCTGGAAATCCTCAGGTCCCCGTACGCTTAcag cGAGGAGGACATCGAGCGGAtccagcagctggcagagcaacACAAGCTGGAGGTGGTTCCCCTGGTGCAGACCTTTGGCCATGTGGAG TTCATCCTCAAGCACGAGAAGTTCCAGCACCTGCGGGAGGTCGAGCGCTTCCCCAACAGCTTCAACCCCCACGTCCCCGGCACGCTGGCCCTGCTCAAGAGCATCCTGTCCCAGGTGATCGAGAAGCACCGGCGCTCCTCCTGGATCCACATCGGTGCAGACGAG GTTTTCCACCTCGGGGAGGGGATGGACTCCAGGAACTGGATGAGCCAGCACAAGGGCGACGTGGGCACCATGTACCTGAAGCACATCAAGGAGGTTCTGGGCTTCCTCACGGCGCAGTACTGGGGGCTGCGGGTGCTCATGTGGGACGACATGCTGAGGAAGATCAGCgtgggagctctgcagg agtCCGGGATAGCCAAGCACGTCTCACCCGTGCTGTGGTTCTACGCACCCGACTTCGAGGCTGAGCAGATCG TGCAGTTCCTCACCAAGTACGTGGAGAGCGGCTTCGAGGCCGTGTGGTTTGCCAGCGCCTTCAAGGGCACCACGGGGCCGGCGCAGGCCTGGACCCCGCTGAGCTACCACCTGAAAAACCACCTGAGCTGGCTGAAGGTGATGCAGGCCGTGCCACGGCTGGCCCCCCTGCGCTTGCAGGGCGTCGTGCTCACTGGCTGGCAGAG gtaCGATCACTACTCAGTGCTCTGTGAGCTGCTGCCCGTCAGCATCCCCTCGCTGGCCATCTGCCTGCAGACCCTGGTGAACg GGGGCTTCACAGAAGAGGCAAAGAGGAAggtcctggatgtgctgggcttGGAGagtgtgcagctggagcagagcaccTG cGAGGGCAGGGGAGTGTTCCCCGGTGTGGAGATCTACCACATGGTGGAGCAGGTTAATGGCCACCTGAAGGAGAGCATCCTCAAGGCACTGGAGGAGGAGAG TGCCATCAAGGGCTGGTTCAGCCCCTACCACAGGAAACGGCAGTTTGGGAACCCCCGCAACATGGAGAGCTTTGGCAGCAAGGTGCTGAA GCTCCACGAGGACTGGGAGAGCTTTGTCCGTGACCTGCGTGCCCAGCTGGACAGGATCTACTTCCCTGACACGGTGGAGGAGTGGCTGGAGGAGAACGTCAACCCCTACCTGGACCAGCTGCGGGACCTGGTGCGGGACTACCGGGCCATCATCCGCCTCAAGGGCCGGCCCAAGGCCACGTag